Proteins found in one Neofelis nebulosa isolate mNeoNeb1 chromosome 3, mNeoNeb1.pri, whole genome shotgun sequence genomic segment:
- the DEFB134 gene encoding beta-defensin 134 produces MKPLVTVLVLLSCVDPALAGLNPLSSEMHQKCYGNGICRLECSTSEMLVAYCMFQLECCVKGNPEP; encoded by the exons ATGAAACCTCTCGTCACTGTCCTTGTCTTGCTCTCCTGTGTGGACCCAGCTCTGGCAG GCTTGAATCCACTGTCATCAGAAATGCACCAGAAATGCTATGGGAATGGTATCTGTAGACTTGAGTGCTCTACAAGTGAAATGTTAGTTGCCTACTGTATGTTTCAGCTGGAGTGCTGTGTCAAAGGAAACCCTGAGCCCTGA